One Phycisphaerales bacterium DNA window includes the following coding sequences:
- the hybB gene encoding Ni/Fe-hydrogenase cytochrome b subunit yields the protein MTRQHSIDASRPRFFTPGVWVVVAIALIGAAALLARFIFGLGRVTNLDNGYPWGIWIAIDVACGVALAAGGFTTAFVAHLTNREEFHPLVRPALLTAMIGYTFVALGVMTDLGRFWAMWHVMLPWMWQGNSVLFEVAICVMTYVTVLYIEFLPIVCERFIGRVRLPGALRVLNGPIDRLLRALDAALGRVMSVFIILGVVLSCMHQSSLGTLMVISGAKLHPLWQTPMLPMFFLLSAFAVGFSMVIFESLLASNSLRFKPETDLLARLARFIPILLGIYTIAKVIDLLNRGAGFHLLDGSRASVLFIIEFGLGVVAPFIILMVDRWRHSARGLFAAASLVIAGVVMNRLDVFLLAYTPTIETRPYFPAPAEFAVTAGFIAMIVLIYRFIVLNFPVIERLEEVRA from the coding sequence ATGACTCGCCAGCACTCCATCGACGCGTCCCGGCCGCGCTTCTTCACGCCCGGCGTGTGGGTCGTCGTCGCCATCGCTCTGATCGGCGCGGCCGCACTGCTCGCCCGGTTCATCTTCGGCCTGGGCCGCGTGACCAATCTCGACAACGGCTATCCGTGGGGCATCTGGATCGCCATCGACGTCGCGTGCGGCGTCGCGCTGGCCGCCGGCGGATTCACGACCGCCTTCGTCGCGCATCTCACCAACCGCGAGGAATTCCATCCCCTCGTGCGCCCCGCGCTGCTTACGGCCATGATCGGCTACACGTTTGTCGCCCTGGGCGTGATGACCGACCTCGGCCGCTTCTGGGCCATGTGGCACGTCATGCTTCCCTGGATGTGGCAGGGCAACTCCGTGCTCTTCGAAGTGGCCATCTGCGTCATGACCTATGTCACCGTGCTCTACATTGAGTTTCTGCCCATCGTGTGCGAGCGCTTCATCGGGCGCGTGCGCCTGCCGGGCGCGCTGCGCGTGCTCAACGGCCCCATCGACCGGTTGCTCCGCGCGCTCGACGCCGCGCTGGGCCGCGTCATGAGCGTGTTCATCATCCTCGGCGTCGTGCTGTCATGCATGCATCAGTCATCGCTGGGCACGCTGATGGTGATTTCCGGCGCCAAACTCCACCCGCTCTGGCAGACGCCGATGCTGCCGATGTTCTTCCTGCTCTCGGCCTTTGCCGTGGGATTCTCCATGGTGATCTTCGAGTCGCTGCTCGCCTCAAATTCGCTGCGCTTCAAACCCGAAACGGACCTGCTGGCGCGGCTGGCGCGGTTCATCCCCATCCTTCTGGGCATCTACACCATCGCCAAGGTCATCGACCTGCTCAATCGCGGCGCCGGCTTCCACCTGCTCGATGGTTCGCGCGCGAGCGTGCTCTTCATTATCGAATTCGGCCTCGGTGTGGTGGCGCCGTTCATCATTCTCATGGTCGACCGCTGGCGTCACTCGGCGCGCGGCTTGTTTGCCGCGGCATCGCTGGTGATCGCAGGCGTCGTCATGAATCGCCTCGACGTCTTCCTGCTCGCCTACACGCCCACGATCGAGACCCGGCCGTACTTCCCGGCCCCCGCCGAGTTTGCCGTCACGGCCGGGTTCATCGCCATGATCGTGCTCATCTACCGCTTCATCGTGCTGAACTTCCCGGTCATCGAGCGCCTCGAGGAGGTGCGGGCATGA
- a CDS encoding cytochrome c3 family protein has protein sequence MKRILTSAVMLTFVSGLALLLGADRITPSMHHWQDAPLPGCRNCHDEAGRPPADSHQPVAFAHDVAPRPAASPRGGVPDVVVIAQLAEHYSPVLFDHRVHADMSQLNGGCSNCHHNSAADGQVAACRECHSPLRGGGTLTQPSLKGAYHRQCLGCHRDWSHENGCGYCHREQSPRTDVAHVIDPTDILMTPHPRVQPSGSYIYQTSSPSGSLVSFSHDGHAQAYGLKCVDCHQGGSCAGCHDGQAPASQAAGEMTSCQACHATNDCNFCHADSARPAFEHSASTGWSLEPQHTGVACVSCHGRVEAFLTPSTSCRACHGDLSPANFDHRITGVPLQGSHALLECSRCHTGSRADSPATCNGCHADKNYPQNSPGVR, from the coding sequence ATGAAACGCATCCTTACATCCGCTGTCATGCTCACGTTCGTTTCCGGTCTCGCGCTGCTTCTCGGGGCCGACCGGATCACCCCGTCGATGCACCACTGGCAAGATGCGCCGCTGCCTGGATGCCGCAACTGCCACGACGAAGCCGGCCGGCCGCCGGCCGACTCGCACCAGCCCGTCGCGTTCGCGCATGACGTTGCCCCACGGCCGGCCGCGTCGCCCCGGGGCGGCGTTCCCGACGTGGTCGTCATCGCCCAACTCGCCGAGCACTACAGCCCGGTGCTCTTCGACCATCGCGTCCACGCCGACATGTCGCAGCTCAACGGCGGCTGCTCGAACTGCCATCACAACTCCGCGGCCGATGGGCAGGTCGCCGCCTGCCGCGAATGCCACTCGCCGCTGCGCGGTGGCGGCACGCTGACGCAGCCGAGCCTCAAAGGCGCCTACCACCGCCAGTGCCTCGGCTGCCACCGCGACTGGAGCCATGAGAACGGCTGCGGCTACTGCCATCGCGAGCAGTCGCCGCGCACCGACGTGGCGCATGTCATCGATCCCACCGACATCCTCATGACGCCGCACCCACGCGTGCAGCCCAGCGGTTCGTACATCTATCAGACGAGCAGCCCGTCAGGCTCGCTGGTGAGCTTCTCCCACGACGGCCATGCCCAGGCCTACGGGCTCAAGTGCGTGGACTGCCACCAGGGCGGCTCGTGCGCCGGCTGCCACGATGGACAGGCGCCCGCGAGCCAGGCGGCCGGCGAAATGACCTCCTGCCAGGCGTGCCACGCGACCAACGACTGCAACTTCTGCCACGCCGACTCCGCCCGGCCGGCGTTCGAGCATTCCGCCTCCACCGGCTGGAGTCTCGAGCCGCAGCACACCGGCGTTGCGTGTGTCTCATGCCACGGGCGCGTCGAGGCGTTCCTGACGCCCTCGACCAGTTGCCGTGCCTGCCACGGCGATCTCAGCCCGGCCAACTTCGATCATCGCATCACCGGCGTGCCGCTGCAGGGCAGCCACGCGCTGCTCGAATGCTCGCGCTGCCACACCGGCAGCCGCGCCGACAGCCCCGCGACGTGCAACGGCTGTCACGCCGACAAGAACTATCCGCAGAACTCGCCGGGCGTGCGGTAG
- a CDS encoding glycoside hydrolase family 130 protein, which produces MTQHLEVTRTSHRLLPDPRRVIAKPHLPGEEVYASGGRSRVKVVLDRIMAIPETEVAGLLGAVLSGFGYRHRDIAQTLAQHFDLVSHHLESDVALSADRRLLIGAYFTLEYSIEAAALFNPSMVPAPDQSGLVPGHQRFIMSVRAVGEGHISSIGFRTGVIDDRCNLTFDQVSNYAITGRRERPLYDKHLFSAKLVELGARDEVSAIVLGHLPDPFSFDELERGLKLLDNTRLAPPPVMSQTSKIIHLLASSNYLALYPPESPLSERVLFPAGPKESQGMEDARFVRFVDDSGSIRYYATYTAFDGLEVLPQLIETSDFVSFRVSTLNGAYARNKGMALFPRRIDGKYVMLARSDRENNYLMRSNNVRFWNETQVLQAPTRPWELIQIGNCGSPIETEAGWLALTHGVGPMRRYAIGASLLDLKDPSRVIAHLPNPIMVPTEDERDGYVPNVLYSCGSMVHRDHLVLPYGFSDAGIRVALIEMPALLNLLLEHGRNE; this is translated from the coding sequence ATGACCCAACACCTCGAAGTGACCAGGACCAGCCACAGGCTTTTGCCGGATCCGCGCCGAGTCATCGCCAAACCTCACCTGCCCGGTGAGGAGGTGTACGCTTCGGGCGGCCGGTCGCGCGTCAAAGTCGTATTGGATCGGATTATGGCGATTCCCGAAACGGAAGTTGCAGGACTTCTGGGCGCGGTACTTAGTGGATTTGGATACCGCCATCGCGATATTGCGCAGACATTGGCTCAGCATTTCGATCTGGTGTCCCATCATCTCGAGTCGGACGTAGCGCTTTCCGCTGACCGGCGCCTGCTCATCGGGGCGTATTTCACGCTGGAGTATTCGATCGAGGCGGCGGCGCTGTTCAATCCCTCCATGGTGCCGGCTCCCGATCAAAGCGGCCTTGTTCCAGGTCATCAGCGGTTCATCATGAGCGTGCGCGCGGTCGGCGAGGGCCACATTTCATCGATTGGATTCCGCACCGGCGTGATCGACGATCGCTGCAACCTGACTTTTGATCAGGTCAGCAACTACGCGATTACCGGTCGGCGCGAAAGGCCGCTCTATGACAAGCACCTGTTCAGTGCCAAACTCGTGGAGCTGGGGGCGCGCGATGAGGTTTCGGCGATCGTTCTTGGTCATCTGCCGGATCCATTTTCGTTTGATGAATTGGAGCGTGGCCTGAAGTTGCTCGACAACACACGGCTGGCTCCACCGCCGGTCATGTCTCAAACGAGCAAGATCATCCACCTGCTTGCGTCGTCAAACTACCTGGCGCTCTATCCGCCCGAGTCGCCGTTGTCCGAGCGCGTCCTGTTTCCCGCCGGGCCCAAAGAATCCCAAGGGATGGAGGACGCCAGGTTTGTGCGATTCGTGGACGACAGCGGGTCGATCCGCTACTACGCAACCTACACCGCGTTTGACGGGCTGGAGGTCCTGCCGCAGCTCATTGAGACATCGGACTTTGTCTCATTCCGCGTCTCTACACTCAACGGCGCTTATGCTCGCAACAAGGGAATGGCTCTTTTTCCGCGCCGCATCGACGGCAAATACGTGATGCTCGCGCGGTCAGACCGCGAGAATAACTACTTGATGCGCTCCAATAACGTACGATTCTGGAACGAAACGCAGGTACTTCAGGCGCCAACGCGACCGTGGGAGCTGATCCAGATCGGGAACTGCGGCTCGCCAATTGAGACGGAAGCCGGCTGGCTGGCGCTCACGCATGGCGTAGGTCCGATGCGACGATACGCCATCGGCGCGAGTCTTCTCGATCTGAAGGACCCCAGTCGTGTCATTGCCCATCTGCCGAACCCGATCATGGTTCCCACTGAAGACGAACGCGATGGGTACGTGCCAAACGTCCTGTACTCCTGCGGCAGCATGGTGCATCGTGATCATCTCGTCCTGCCTTACGGCTTCTCCGACGCGGGAATCCGTGTCGCACTGATTGAAATGCCGGCACTGCTCAATCTCTTGCTCGAGCACGGCCGCAACGAATGA
- a CDS encoding glycosyltransferase gives MRTRTTAFLSTFPPRLCGIATFTSDLSRAVARANPSVGTAILAMTDPAAPQTYPECVRCEIRRGVKGDYASAAAFVNYSNIQLVSIQHEYGIFGGDDGVHILDFLSRIRVPAIATLHTVLKSPSNMQRGIVEEIARRCGRLVVMSQLGARLLTQSYDVPADKVAVIPHGIPDLPRDDTEGHKEHVGAAGRRLLLTFGLLSPNKGVETVIRALPRLVERFPNLLYFVVGATHPEIKRRQGEEYRHALEREAHALGVAEHVVFRNQFVSLEELCGYLQAADIYIASYRNEAQITSGALAYAMGAGAAVVCTPFWHAQELLAEGRGRLFPFDDSIALAQTVDALLSNDSDLRSLREAAYDYTRSMIWSRVGEAYATLGEQVLRDTALPSLNHLDSVAMRDSSLPEPCLDHLLRLTDDTGIIQHATFSIPARRTGYCVDDNARALLVALLAHRVTGSPAAKRLIPVYLGFLHYCQREDGGFHNFVDYNRVVESEVGSQDCIGRALWALGAAVLMAPDDGARRLAHEMFDRGVTPVPGFGPRGQALAIMGLDAILRVEPENGHVRTMLDSLADKLCQRYQQEADDDWKWFEPKLTYDNAIIPLALFTTFRVSGKHEHLEVATESLGFLDEVCFAGEHLTLVGNRGWHSRSGSEQAPEADEQPIDAAAFVLAFGGAYLATGERRYLRRMHQSFDWFLGANRLGIRLYDFSTGGCRDGLGTHEASQNQGAESTVSYLMALLTMLDIGGPGGLDPEGAGEAAESARLESIENQNGSVEVRRRRRANASAHG, from the coding sequence ATGCGCACACGCACTACAGCGTTTCTCAGCACCTTTCCACCACGGCTCTGCGGGATTGCAACGTTTACGAGCGATCTCTCGCGAGCCGTCGCCCGCGCCAACCCGAGTGTCGGAACCGCAATCCTGGCGATGACCGATCCGGCAGCTCCTCAGACGTACCCGGAGTGCGTGCGGTGCGAAATCCGACGCGGCGTTAAAGGCGATTACGCGAGCGCGGCGGCATTTGTGAACTACAGCAACATCCAGCTGGTGTCGATTCAGCATGAGTACGGCATCTTTGGAGGTGACGACGGCGTTCATATTCTTGACTTTCTCTCACGCATCCGGGTCCCGGCGATCGCGACGCTTCACACAGTACTGAAGTCGCCATCCAACATGCAGCGGGGCATCGTCGAAGAGATCGCCCGGCGCTGCGGGCGACTCGTCGTCATGAGCCAATTGGGTGCGCGCCTGCTCACCCAGTCGTACGATGTACCCGCCGACAAGGTGGCGGTGATTCCGCATGGCATTCCAGATCTCCCTCGCGATGATACGGAAGGGCACAAAGAGCACGTCGGTGCTGCCGGCCGGCGCCTTCTGCTCACGTTTGGCCTGCTCAGCCCGAACAAGGGCGTCGAAACGGTCATCCGGGCTCTGCCGCGGTTGGTGGAACGCTTTCCAAACCTGCTCTACTTTGTGGTTGGCGCCACACATCCAGAGATCAAGCGGCGTCAGGGTGAGGAATACCGGCACGCACTGGAACGTGAGGCCCACGCGCTCGGCGTGGCTGAGCACGTCGTGTTTCGAAATCAGTTCGTGAGCCTGGAAGAACTCTGCGGGTACCTGCAGGCCGCCGACATCTACATCGCCTCGTACCGGAACGAAGCCCAGATCACCAGCGGTGCGCTAGCGTATGCGATGGGCGCTGGCGCTGCAGTTGTTTGCACGCCGTTCTGGCATGCCCAGGAATTGCTGGCCGAGGGCCGCGGCCGCCTCTTTCCGTTTGACGATTCGATCGCGCTTGCCCAGACAGTCGACGCACTGCTTTCGAACGATTCGGATTTGAGAAGCCTGAGGGAAGCAGCATATGACTACACGCGCTCGATGATCTGGTCGCGCGTGGGCGAGGCGTATGCGACACTGGGCGAGCAGGTGCTGCGCGATACCGCTCTGCCGTCGCTGAATCACCTCGATTCAGTTGCGATGCGCGACTCCAGTCTACCCGAGCCTTGCCTCGACCACTTGCTGCGGCTGACGGATGACACTGGAATCATCCAGCACGCAACGTTCTCGATTCCCGCCAGGCGCACTGGTTATTGTGTCGACGACAATGCCCGGGCATTGCTCGTTGCCCTGCTTGCCCATCGCGTAACAGGATCACCAGCTGCCAAGCGACTGATTCCTGTCTACCTGGGGTTTCTGCACTACTGCCAGCGCGAGGACGGTGGATTCCACAACTTTGTCGATTACAACCGTGTGGTCGAATCCGAGGTCGGCTCGCAAGACTGCATCGGACGCGCTTTGTGGGCGCTCGGCGCGGCGGTACTCATGGCGCCCGACGATGGCGCTCGACGGCTGGCTCACGAGATGTTTGACCGAGGCGTCACACCGGTGCCGGGCTTCGGGCCCCGCGGGCAGGCGCTGGCCATCATGGGATTGGATGCGATTCTCCGCGTCGAGCCCGAGAATGGACATGTCCGCACCATGCTCGATTCCCTCGCGGACAAGTTGTGTCAACGTTATCAGCAAGAGGCCGATGATGACTGGAAGTGGTTCGAGCCGAAGCTGACCTACGACAACGCCATCATTCCCCTGGCGCTCTTCACCACGTTTCGCGTTTCCGGCAAGCACGAGCACCTCGAAGTGGCGACCGAGTCACTTGGCTTTCTGGACGAAGTCTGCTTTGCAGGTGAACACCTGACGCTCGTCGGCAATCGAGGGTGGCATTCGCGGAGCGGAAGCGAGCAGGCGCCGGAAGCCGATGAGCAGCCCATCGACGCCGCGGCATTTGTACTGGCCTTCGGCGGCGCGTATCTGGCCACGGGCGAACGACGCTACTTGCGGCGAATGCACCAGTCGTTTGACTGGTTCCTCGGGGCCAACCGACTTGGCATCCGGCTGTATGACTTTTCGACCGGCGGTTGCCGTGACGGCCTTGGCACGCACGAAGCGAGTCAGAATCAGGGTGCAGAGAGTACGGTGTCGTATCTCATGGCGCTTCTGACCATGCTCGACATCGGAGGGCCGGGTGGACTCGACCCCGAAGGGGCAGGCGAAGCGGCCGAGTCTGCCAGACTCGAGTCCATCGAGAATCAGAACGGTTCGGTCGAGGTCAGACGCCGCAGGCGAGCAAACGCCTCGGCGCACGGATGA
- a CDS encoding DUF3185 family protein has product MSTQRIVGIILLVAGIVLFVIGVNASDSFADRWSNFFTGHFTDATVWYMVGGAAAAITGLVLVGMGGRLGTR; this is encoded by the coding sequence GTGAGTACTCAACGAATCGTCGGCATCATTCTGCTGGTGGCGGGCATTGTGCTCTTTGTGATCGGAGTCAATGCCTCAGACTCATTTGCTGACCGGTGGAGCAATTTCTTTACCGGTCACTTCACCGACGCCACAGTGTGGTACATGGTTGGCGGCGCGGCGGCGGCCATTACAGGTCTGGTTTTGGTGGGGATGGGTGGTCGCCTGGGAACACGATAA